The following coding sequences lie in one Arachis hypogaea cultivar Tifrunner chromosome 4, arahy.Tifrunner.gnm2.J5K5, whole genome shotgun sequence genomic window:
- the LOC112794943 gene encoding uncharacterized protein produces MKRHVFVWIVDALSNVYLYFQQRVDAIGRRDLSSLQKCTDAIQMLAYGVATNAVVDYVRIGESTTIECLEKFVEGVISVFEDKYLRKSNPNNVRRLLQMTECRGFPSVLGSIDCMHWQ; encoded by the coding sequence ATGAAAAGACATGTGTTCGTTTGGATAGTAGACGCTCTCTCAAACGTCTATCTGTATTTCCAACAGAGGGTCGATGCAATTGGAAGAAGAGACCTGTCATCACTCCAAAAATGCACTGATGCGATACAGATGTTAGCATATGGCGTAGCAACTAATGCTGTTGTTGATTATGTGCGCATAGGCGAGAGCACTACAATTGAATGCTTGgaaaaatttgttgaaggtgtcattTCAGTGTTCGAGGATAAATACTTACGAAAATCAAATCCAAATAATGTACGACGCCTGCTACAAATGACGGAGTGTCGTGGCTTTCCTAGCGTGTTGGGTAGTATTGACTGCATGCATTGGCAATGA